The following are from one region of the Streptomyces tuirus genome:
- a CDS encoding ATP-binding protein: MQLEIRPDPAEVGRARRWARSRLAGSGIQADEPLAETLILLVSELVTNAVVHTGRPAVLRLSLPHAVTEETTVRLEVADHSGRAPVPRCAGDDATGGRGLALVDGLADRWGWSVEATGKRIWCELDRCEKSRDLTASCAGGVAAYDGGAAFEGLAYEAV; this comes from the coding sequence GTGCAGCTGGAGATCCGGCCCGACCCCGCAGAAGTGGGGCGTGCCCGGCGGTGGGCCCGCTCCCGCCTGGCCGGGTCCGGCATACAGGCCGATGAACCCCTCGCCGAGACGCTGATCCTGCTCGTCTCCGAGCTCGTCACCAACGCCGTGGTGCACACCGGCCGGCCCGCGGTCCTGCGGCTGTCGCTGCCGCACGCGGTGACGGAGGAGACCACGGTCCGTCTCGAGGTCGCGGACCACAGCGGCCGGGCCCCCGTGCCCCGGTGCGCCGGGGACGACGCGACCGGCGGCCGGGGGCTGGCGCTCGTCGACGGGCTCGCCGACCGCTGGGGCTGGAGCGTCGAGGCCACCGGCAAGCGCATCTGGTGCGAACTGGACCGGTGCGAGAAGTCCCGCGACCTCACGGCGTCGTGCGCGGGCGGCGTGGCCGCGTACGACGGCGGGGCGGCTTTCGAGGGGCTGGCGTACGAGGCGGTGTAG
- a CDS encoding SDR family oxidoreductase, whose amino-acid sequence MGNFLAGKVVAVTGAGRGIGRAVARAAAAEGAKVVVNDYGVAVDGASPTSEIAEGVVKEIEAAGGEAVAVADDISTMAGGQRVVDVALASYGRLDGVVCVAGILRERMLFNMTEEEWDPVLATHLKGTFTVFRAASAVMRGQRAGTLIGFTSGNHQGSVSQANYSAAKGGIISLVRSAALGLHKYGVTANAVAPVARTRMSAGVPMELAEIGEPEDVAALVVYLLSDAASREGITGQVYTVAGAKIAVWAQPRELRAAYASGGWTVEGIAEFLPGSVGVDPMPMLERVAGMERAAARGERPNAQ is encoded by the coding sequence GTGGGGAACTTCTTGGCAGGCAAGGTCGTCGCCGTCACGGGTGCCGGGCGGGGCATCGGCCGGGCGGTCGCACGCGCGGCGGCGGCCGAGGGCGCGAAGGTCGTCGTCAACGACTACGGCGTCGCGGTCGACGGCGCCTCGCCGACCAGCGAGATCGCCGAGGGTGTGGTCAAGGAGATCGAGGCGGCGGGCGGCGAGGCGGTGGCCGTCGCCGACGACATCTCCACCATGGCGGGCGGGCAGCGGGTCGTCGACGTGGCGCTGGCCTCGTACGGGCGGCTGGACGGGGTCGTCTGCGTGGCCGGGATCCTGCGCGAGCGGATGCTGTTCAACATGACCGAGGAGGAGTGGGACCCGGTTCTCGCCACGCATCTGAAGGGCACGTTCACGGTGTTCCGCGCGGCCTCCGCGGTGATGCGCGGGCAGCGGGCCGGGACGCTGATCGGCTTCACCAGCGGCAACCACCAGGGGTCGGTGTCGCAGGCCAACTACAGCGCCGCGAAGGGCGGGATCATCTCGCTGGTGCGCAGCGCGGCGCTGGGGCTGCACAAGTACGGGGTGACCGCGAACGCGGTGGCGCCGGTCGCGCGGACCCGGATGTCGGCGGGCGTGCCGATGGAACTGGCGGAGATCGGGGAGCCGGAGGACGTCGCCGCGCTGGTGGTGTACCTGCTGTCCGACGCGGCCTCCCGGGAGGGGATCACCGGGCAGGTCTACACGGTCGCCGGGGCGAAGATCGCGGTGTGGGCGCAGCCGAGGGAGCTGCGTGCGGCGTATGCCTCCGGCGGGTGGACGGTGGAGGGGATCGCGGAGTTCCTGCCCGGGTCGGTGGGGGTGGATCCGATGCCGATGCTGGAGCGGGTGGCGGGGATGGAGAGGGCGGCGGCGCGGGGGGAGCGGCCGAACGCCCAGTAG
- a CDS encoding cyclase family protein, which produces MSLPDAFHDIAKRVNNWGRWGADDEIGTLNLITDEVVRQAAATVHTGRRVPLALPLRQDGVQTGMIPGRVDPLHAMVQINQEIFGPGTVACSDDIVTMGLQAATHWDALSHVSHSGRLYNGRPAHTVTAHGGAGFGGIGTVRHVVSRGVLLDVARARGTNRLDGGYAVTPEDLDAAEELAGTRVRAGDIALVRTGQIQACLAGDRHGYAYPSPGLSIRTPEWFHARDVAAVANDTLTFEVFPPEVEDLWLPVHALHLVEMGLPQGQNWNLEKLSTACGEAGRYAFLLTATPEPFTGATGSPVAPVAVL; this is translated from the coding sequence ATGTCGCTGCCGGACGCGTTCCACGACATCGCCAAGCGCGTGAACAACTGGGGGCGTTGGGGCGCCGACGACGAGATCGGCACCCTGAACCTGATCACCGACGAGGTCGTCCGGCAGGCCGCGGCCACCGTCCACACCGGCCGGCGCGTCCCGCTGGCACTGCCCCTGAGGCAGGACGGCGTGCAGACCGGCATGATCCCCGGCCGGGTCGATCCCCTGCACGCCATGGTGCAGATCAACCAGGAGATCTTCGGCCCGGGCACGGTCGCGTGCAGCGACGACATCGTGACCATGGGGCTCCAGGCGGCCACCCACTGGGACGCCCTGTCCCATGTCTCGCACTCGGGCCGGCTCTACAACGGCCGCCCGGCGCACACCGTCACCGCGCACGGCGGCGCCGGGTTCGGCGGCATCGGCACGGTCCGGCACGTCGTCTCACGCGGGGTACTGCTGGACGTCGCCCGGGCCCGGGGCACCAACCGGCTCGACGGTGGGTACGCCGTCACGCCCGAGGACCTGGACGCCGCCGAGGAACTGGCCGGCACGCGGGTGCGGGCCGGTGACATCGCGCTCGTACGGACCGGACAGATCCAGGCCTGCCTGGCGGGAGACCGGCACGGCTACGCGTATCCGTCACCGGGGCTGTCGATCCGCACGCCGGAGTGGTTCCACGCCCGGGACGTGGCGGCCGTCGCCAACGACACCCTGACCTTCGAGGTGTTCCCGCCGGAAGTGGAGGACCTCTGGCTGCCGGTGCACGCCCTGCACCTCGTGGAGATGGGCCTGCCGCAGGGCCAGAACTGGAATCTCGAAAAGTTGTCCACAGCCTGTGGAGAAGCGGGCCGCTACGCCTTCCTGCTGACGGCGACCCCCGAGCCGTTCACCGGGGCGACCGGCTCTCCGGTGGCGCCCGTCGCCGTCCTGTAG
- a CDS encoding amidohydrolase family protein: MATELPRIISVDDHVIEPAHLFDTWLPARYRERGPRALTAGIGELAYVGGKYRITMDPDGQPTDWWIYEDLKFPYKRNIAAVGFDRDQMTLEGITREEMRRGCWDPKARLEDMDLNHVEASLCFPSFPRFCGQTFAEAHDKEVALACVRAYNDWMVEEWCGDSGGRLIPLCLIPLWDVGLAVEEIRRNAARGVKAVTFSEIPTHLGLPSIHSGYWDPFFAVCQETGTVVNMHIGSSSQMPAASPDAPPAVQASLSFNNAMASMMDFLFSGVLVRFPRLKLAYSEGQMGWVPYALERADDVWEEHRAWGGVRETIPEPPSTYYYRQMYCCFFRDKHGVASLDVVGRDNATFETDYPHVDSTFPHTKEVALDHVKGLDDETVYKLMRGNAIRMLDLDLDMGRDR, from the coding sequence ATGGCGACCGAACTGCCCCGCATCATCAGCGTCGACGACCACGTGATCGAGCCCGCCCACCTCTTCGACACCTGGCTGCCGGCCAGGTACCGCGAACGCGGACCGAGGGCCCTGACCGCGGGAATCGGCGAACTCGCCTACGTCGGCGGCAAGTACCGGATCACCATGGACCCCGACGGCCAGCCCACCGACTGGTGGATCTACGAGGACCTGAAGTTCCCGTACAAGCGCAACATCGCAGCCGTCGGCTTCGACCGCGACCAGATGACCCTGGAGGGCATCACCCGCGAGGAGATGCGGCGCGGCTGCTGGGACCCGAAGGCCCGCCTGGAGGACATGGACCTCAACCACGTGGAGGCGTCCCTCTGCTTCCCGTCCTTTCCCCGCTTCTGCGGGCAGACCTTCGCCGAGGCGCACGACAAGGAGGTCGCCCTCGCCTGCGTGCGCGCCTACAACGACTGGATGGTCGAGGAGTGGTGTGGCGACAGCGGCGGGCGGCTCATCCCGCTGTGCCTGATCCCGCTGTGGGACGTCGGCCTGGCCGTCGAGGAGATCCGCCGCAACGCCGCGCGCGGGGTGAAGGCCGTGACCTTCTCCGAGATCCCCACCCACCTCGGGCTGCCGTCCATCCACTCCGGCTACTGGGACCCGTTCTTCGCGGTCTGCCAGGAGACCGGCACGGTCGTCAACATGCACATCGGCAGCAGCTCCCAGATGCCCGCCGCCTCCCCCGACGCCCCGCCCGCCGTCCAGGCCTCCCTCAGCTTCAACAACGCCATGGCCTCGATGATGGACTTCCTCTTCAGCGGGGTCCTGGTGCGCTTCCCGCGCCTCAAACTCGCCTACTCCGAAGGGCAGATGGGCTGGGTTCCGTACGCCCTGGAGCGCGCCGACGACGTGTGGGAGGAGCACCGCGCCTGGGGCGGGGTGCGCGAGACGATCCCCGAACCGCCGTCGACGTACTACTACCGGCAGATGTACTGCTGCTTCTTCCGCGACAAGCACGGCGTGGCGTCGCTGGACGTGGTCGGCCGGGACAACGCCACCTTCGAGACCGACTATCCGCACGTCGACTCGACCTTCCCGCACACCAAGGAGGTCGCCCTCGACCACGTCAAGGGCCTCGACGACGAGACGGTGTACAAGCTGATGCGGGGCAACGCCATCCGGATGCTCGACCTCGACCTCGACATGGGCCGGGATCGCTGA
- a CDS encoding acyl-CoA dehydrogenase family protein: protein MEFGFGQDDEDFRAEVRGWLAAHAEGVTDRRTWESTLGAAGWIGLGWGVSGYGNRIATLTQQVVWAEEYARSGAPARSGHVGENLLAPTLLAHGTDEQKSRFLPPIAAGAELWCQGYSEPGAGSDLAGVRTAAVREPDGGTYRVTGQKIWTSLAREADWCFVLARTEPGSARHHGLSFLLVPMDQPGRIEVRPIRQMTGTSDFNEVFFDGAHAEHVVGGEGNGWRVAMSLLGFERGVSTLAQQIGFAEELGAVVRAAVESGAVHDPVVRERLVRQWAELRTMRWNALRTLGGSADLGAPSVAKLLWAGWHQRLGELAVLVRGAAAGAGPTDWSASAPYELDAAQHLFLFSRADTIYGGSDQIQRTIIAERVLGLPREPKGAV from the coding sequence GTGGAATTCGGGTTCGGACAAGACGACGAGGACTTCCGTGCCGAGGTGCGCGGCTGGCTGGCGGCGCATGCCGAAGGAGTCACCGACCGTCGCACGTGGGAAAGCACTCTCGGCGCTGCCGGATGGATCGGGCTCGGGTGGGGGGTCTCCGGGTACGGGAACCGGATCGCCACCCTCACCCAGCAGGTCGTCTGGGCCGAGGAGTACGCGCGGTCGGGGGCGCCGGCGCGCTCCGGGCACGTCGGGGAGAACCTGCTCGCGCCCACGCTCCTCGCCCACGGCACCGACGAGCAGAAGTCGCGGTTCCTGCCCCCGATCGCGGCCGGCGCGGAACTCTGGTGCCAGGGCTACAGCGAACCCGGCGCCGGATCGGACCTGGCCGGTGTCCGTACCGCGGCCGTGCGCGAGCCGGACGGCGGCACCTACCGGGTGACCGGGCAGAAGATCTGGACGTCGCTCGCCCGCGAGGCCGACTGGTGTTTCGTGCTGGCCAGGACCGAGCCCGGCTCGGCGCGACACCACGGGCTGAGCTTCCTGCTCGTCCCCATGGACCAGCCCGGCCGCATCGAGGTCCGCCCCATCCGCCAGATGACCGGCACCAGCGACTTCAACGAGGTCTTCTTCGACGGCGCGCACGCGGAGCATGTCGTCGGCGGGGAGGGCAACGGCTGGCGCGTCGCCATGAGTCTGCTCGGCTTCGAGCGCGGGGTGTCCACACTGGCCCAGCAGATCGGGTTCGCCGAGGAACTGGGCGCTGTGGTGCGGGCGGCGGTGGAGTCGGGCGCGGTGCACGACCCCGTCGTACGGGAGCGGCTCGTGCGGCAGTGGGCCGAGCTGCGCACGATGCGCTGGAACGCCCTGCGCACGCTGGGGGGTTCCGCGGACCTAGGTGCCCCGAGCGTGGCCAAGCTGCTGTGGGCCGGCTGGCACCAGCGGCTCGGGGAGCTGGCGGTGCTGGTACGGGGCGCGGCGGCCGGGGCCGGCCCCACCGACTGGTCGGCGTCGGCGCCGTACGAACTGGACGCCGCACAGCACCTGTTCCTCTTCTCGCGGGCCGACACGATCTACGGCGGCTCCGACCAGATCCAGCGCACGATCATCGCCGAGCGCGTGCTCGGCCTGCCCAGGGAGCCCAAGGGAGCCGTGTGA
- a CDS encoding acyl-CoA dehydrogenase family protein: MVRSGKGGGRPSRSASAGARADGSGAGGERVGRAGADDERVGRAGARGRSAGLAERGGGAAGACRTVESPRLDRALWRVLGDLGFFSLRLPEAHGGVGLGLPEAVLLFEEAGRALVPGPLVATHLAAGAVPGAATGETVVAAVDGGLVEWLEEADVVRGDLTGAVPLRSLDPLTPLHRVPAGRVASDPVAVLLTAAEQLGTAGRVCELAAQHARAREQFGRPIGAFQAVAHLCAGILVRMETARAAVYAAAVTADPADIAAARILADEAAVHGARDCLQVHGGMGFTWESEVHLHLKRAWVRTQRAGGVTESEEALAAALAAETA, from the coding sequence ATGGTCCGTTCCGGGAAGGGCGGAGGCAGGCCGAGCCGTTCCGCCTCGGCCGGGGCCCGGGCGGATGGGTCCGGGGCCGGTGGCGAACGGGTGGGCCGTGCAGGGGCCGACGACGAACGCGTGGGCCGCGCAGGGGCCCGTGGCCGGTCGGCAGGGCTTGCCGAGAGGGGCGGGGGCGCTGCGGGGGCCTGTCGTACGGTCGAGTCGCCGCGGCTCGACCGGGCGTTGTGGCGGGTCCTCGGAGACCTCGGGTTCTTCTCGCTGCGGTTGCCGGAGGCGCACGGTGGGGTCGGACTCGGGCTGCCGGAGGCGGTGTTGCTGTTCGAGGAGGCGGGGCGGGCTCTGGTGCCCGGGCCGCTCGTCGCCACCCACCTCGCGGCCGGTGCCGTACCGGGCGCGGCCACCGGGGAGACGGTGGTGGCGGCCGTGGACGGCGGGCTCGTGGAGTGGCTGGAGGAGGCGGACGTCGTACGCGGGGACCTCACCGGGGCCGTGCCGCTGCGTTCGCTCGACCCGCTGACGCCCCTGCACCGGGTGCCCGCCGGGCGGGTCGCCTCCGACCCCGTCGCCGTCCTCCTCACCGCCGCCGAGCAACTCGGCACGGCCGGCCGCGTCTGCGAACTCGCGGCGCAACACGCCCGGGCGCGCGAACAGTTCGGTCGGCCCATCGGGGCCTTCCAGGCGGTGGCGCACCTGTGCGCGGGGATCCTGGTCCGGATGGAGACGGCCCGCGCCGCGGTCTACGCCGCCGCCGTCACCGCCGACCCGGCCGACATCGCGGCGGCCCGGATCCTCGCCGACGAGGCGGCCGTGCACGGCGCCCGCGACTGTCTCCAGGTGCACGGCGGCATGGGCTTCACCTGGGAGTCCGAGGTCCATCTGCATCTGAAACGCGCATGGGTTCGAACCCAGCGTGCGGGCGGTGTCACGGAGAGTGAGGAAGCTCTCGCGGCGGCTCTGGCGGCCGAAACGGCCTGA
- a CDS encoding acyl-CoA dehydrogenase family protein produces MDLSYTPEEEDFRARLRDWLARVLPALPPKPSPDDWPGRRAYDLGWQRRLHDAGYADVHWDASPTLRLIFLEETERAGAPYVGANFVGLLHAGPTIAAEGTAEQRARWLPPILRGEEVWCQGFSEPDAGSDLAALRTRARRDGDAYVVTGSKIWTSHAEVADWCELLVRTDPGAPKHRGITWLALPMDAPGVTVRPLRTLSGSAEFAEVFLDEVRVPVANRVGDENDGWRVTMVTLSFERGTAFAGEVVACRRVLGELAVEARKNGRWDDPALRRRLGRLNAEFRALWRLTQWNVSAAEASGGVPGPGGSVFKLRYSHARQELYDAAAQVLGPDCLDLDRPWALERLSSLSYTIAAGTSQVQHSIIAERILGLPKGR; encoded by the coding sequence ATGGACCTGTCGTACACGCCCGAGGAGGAGGACTTCCGGGCCCGGCTGCGGGACTGGCTCGCGCGGGTGCTCCCCGCTCTCCCGCCCAAGCCGTCGCCCGACGACTGGCCTGGGCGGCGGGCCTACGACCTCGGCTGGCAGCGCCGGCTCCACGACGCCGGATACGCCGACGTCCACTGGGACGCCTCCCCGACCCTGCGGCTGATCTTCCTGGAGGAGACCGAGCGGGCGGGCGCGCCCTACGTGGGCGCCAACTTCGTGGGCCTGCTGCACGCCGGTCCGACCATCGCCGCCGAGGGCACGGCGGAGCAGCGGGCCCGCTGGCTGCCGCCGATCCTGCGCGGCGAGGAGGTCTGGTGCCAGGGCTTCAGCGAGCCGGACGCCGGATCCGACCTCGCGGCCCTGCGCACCCGCGCGCGGCGCGACGGCGACGCCTACGTGGTGACCGGCTCCAAGATCTGGACCTCCCACGCGGAAGTCGCCGACTGGTGCGAGCTGTTGGTCCGCACCGACCCCGGCGCGCCCAAGCACCGGGGCATCACCTGGCTCGCCCTGCCCATGGACGCGCCCGGCGTCACCGTACGTCCGCTGCGCACGCTCTCCGGGTCGGCCGAGTTCGCCGAGGTGTTCCTCGACGAGGTGCGGGTGCCGGTGGCGAACCGGGTCGGGGACGAGAACGACGGCTGGCGCGTGACCATGGTGACGCTGTCCTTCGAGCGGGGCACGGCCTTCGCCGGCGAGGTCGTCGCCTGCCGGCGCGTCCTGGGCGAACTGGCCGTCGAGGCCCGCAAGAACGGCCGGTGGGACGACCCGGCCCTCAGGCGCCGACTGGGCAGGCTCAACGCCGAGTTCCGGGCGCTGTGGCGGCTCACCCAGTGGAACGTCAGCGCGGCGGAGGCATCGGGCGGGGTACCGGGCCCCGGCGGTTCGGTCTTCAAGCTCCGCTACTCACACGCCCGCCAGGAGCTCTACGACGCCGCCGCGCAGGTGCTGGGCCCCGACTGCCTCGACCTGGACCGGCCCTGGGCCCTCGAACGGCTGAGCTCCCTGTCGTACACGATCGCGGCCGGCACCTCGCAGGTGCAGCACAGCATCATCGCCGAGCGCATCCTCGGCCTGCCGAAGGGACGGTGA
- a CDS encoding Zn-dependent alcohol dehydrogenase, which produces MRGVIFDGKQVRVVTDLEVREPGPGEVRVAISAAGLCHSDLSVVDGTIPFPVPVVLGHEGAGVVEAVGEGVTHVAPGDHVALSTLANCGTCAECDRGRPTMCRQAIGRPGRPFGHEGSLVHQFASNSAFAERTVVKAVQAVRIPADIPMASAALIGCGVLTGVGAVLNRARVDHGDSVLVIGAGGIGLNVLQGARLAGAGRIVAVDANPAKEAAARRFGATDFLTSAAGVRDLLPTGVDHAFECVGRVELIRQAVDALDRHGQAVLLGVPPATAEASFRVSSMYLDKSVLGCRYGSSRPQRDIALYAGLYRQGRLLLDELVTRTYPVEEFEEAAADAEAGRVARAVLTF; this is translated from the coding sequence ATGCGAGGCGTGATCTTCGACGGGAAGCAGGTCCGGGTCGTGACGGACCTGGAGGTGCGCGAGCCCGGGCCGGGCGAGGTGCGGGTGGCGATCTCGGCCGCCGGGCTGTGCCACAGCGATCTGTCGGTGGTGGACGGGACGATCCCCTTCCCCGTGCCCGTGGTGCTGGGCCATGAGGGGGCCGGGGTCGTGGAGGCGGTGGGTGAGGGCGTCACCCATGTCGCGCCCGGTGACCATGTCGCGCTGTCCACCCTGGCCAACTGCGGCACGTGCGCGGAGTGCGACCGGGGCCGGCCGACCATGTGCCGGCAGGCCATCGGACGCCCGGGCCGGCCGTTCGGCCACGAGGGCTCGCTGGTGCACCAGTTCGCGTCCAACTCGGCGTTCGCGGAGCGCACGGTCGTCAAGGCCGTCCAGGCGGTCCGGATCCCCGCCGACATCCCGATGGCCTCGGCGGCGCTCATCGGATGCGGCGTGCTGACCGGGGTGGGCGCCGTGCTGAACCGGGCGCGGGTGGACCACGGTGACAGCGTCCTGGTCATCGGGGCGGGCGGCATCGGCCTGAACGTGCTCCAGGGGGCGCGGCTCGCGGGCGCCGGGCGGATCGTGGCCGTCGACGCCAACCCGGCGAAGGAGGCGGCGGCACGGCGGTTCGGTGCGACCGACTTCCTCACCTCGGCCGCGGGTGTGCGCGACCTGCTGCCCACGGGCGTGGACCACGCCTTCGAGTGCGTCGGCCGGGTGGAGCTGATCCGCCAGGCCGTCGACGCCCTGGACCGGCACGGCCAGGCCGTCCTGCTCGGCGTCCCGCCCGCCACGGCCGAGGCGTCCTTCCGCGTCTCCTCGATGTACCTCGACAAGTCCGTCCTGGGCTGCCGCTACGGCTCCTCCCGCCCCCAGCGGGACATCGCCCTGTACGCCGGCCTGTACCGCCAGGGGCGTCTCCTGCTCGACGAACTGGTCACCCGGACCTACCCGGTCGAGGAGTTCGAGGAGGCGGCGGCGGACGCGGAGGCGGGGCGGGTGGCGCGGGCGGTGCTCACTTTCTGA